Proteins encoded within one genomic window of Actinoplanes octamycinicus:
- a CDS encoding TetR/AcrR family transcriptional regulator, with translation MPAQNLPPRDAIRRAAGDLFVRDGYGATTVRAIAAAAGCDPALVIRHFGSKEGLFLATVSVSGDLTGILTGPLESIGRELVRYVLNGAGSPVAGVYRALLSASDRPEIKERLRASMHDVFVGPLAERIGGARPELRARLAAAQFAGLINACWLVGDPVLAQADHDAVISLYGDAIQRLLTCEDPPPSAG, from the coding sequence GTGCCAGCGCAGAACCTCCCGCCTCGGGACGCGATCCGTCGAGCGGCCGGCGACTTGTTCGTCCGGGACGGGTACGGCGCCACCACGGTCCGGGCCATCGCGGCGGCGGCCGGGTGCGATCCGGCACTGGTGATCCGGCACTTCGGATCCAAGGAAGGGCTGTTCCTCGCCACCGTCTCGGTCTCCGGCGACCTCACCGGGATCCTGACCGGCCCGCTCGAGTCGATCGGCCGCGAGCTGGTCCGTTACGTCCTGAACGGCGCCGGCAGCCCGGTCGCCGGCGTCTACCGGGCGTTGCTGAGCGCCTCCGACCGCCCGGAGATCAAAGAACGCCTCCGAGCCTCCATGCACGATGTCTTCGTCGGCCCGCTCGCCGAGCGCATCGGCGGCGCCCGGCCGGAACTCCGGGCCCGCTTGGCCGCCGCCCAGTTCGCCGGCCTGATCAACGCCTGCTGGCTGGTCGGCGATCCGGTCCTCGCCCAGGCCGACCACGACGCCGTGATCTCCCTCTACGGCGACGCCATCCAGCGTCTGCTCACCTGCGAGGACCCGCCCCCGTCCGCCGGCTGA
- a CDS encoding GtrA family protein, which produces MPSPSGRLARPPAWNATVPRQLLWFMLVGALSTVLQTIVYVSVREVVAATWASWLALLVVTPVNTEAHRRITFNVTTSAIARLHWEAGLTSVVVYLANLAASPWFAAIAGPHPSALTESLILALTGSLVGGARYLILRSWVFAARRHTPATPAPALAEIPGAAEAGATLTTAPEAGVTAVATEACVTAVATEAGVTTTAATEATVTTPPDRRNAVSRRPRRFRPNSAPATAATEPKPQWASSAEPGTTGEPFSPTTFPAFPTTGNISAALACLGTLAPIPTARLCTSHGNTGVLNQRPPGRLRTWHRNRRQHLTARS; this is translated from the coding sequence ATGCCAAGTCCGTCCGGACGGCTCGCCCGCCCACCCGCGTGGAACGCGACCGTGCCCCGCCAGCTCCTCTGGTTCATGCTGGTCGGCGCACTGAGCACGGTCCTGCAGACGATCGTTTACGTCTCCGTCCGCGAGGTGGTCGCCGCCACCTGGGCAAGCTGGCTGGCGCTGCTGGTGGTCACCCCGGTCAACACCGAGGCCCACCGCCGCATCACCTTCAACGTCACCACCTCCGCGATCGCCCGCCTGCACTGGGAAGCCGGCCTCACCTCGGTCGTCGTCTACCTAGCCAACCTGGCCGCGTCCCCGTGGTTCGCCGCCATCGCCGGCCCGCACCCCTCCGCCCTCACCGAGTCCCTGATCCTGGCCCTGACCGGCAGCCTGGTAGGCGGCGCCCGCTACCTCATCCTCCGAAGCTGGGTCTTCGCCGCGCGCCGCCACACCCCCGCCACCCCAGCACCGGCCCTGGCCGAGATCCCGGGTGCAGCCGAAGCCGGCGCGACCCTCACGACCGCACCCGAAGCCGGCGTGACCGCCGTCGCGACCGAAGCCTGCGTGACCGCCGTCGCGACCGAAGCCGGCGTGACCACCACCGCCGCGACCGAAGCGACCGTCACGACACCACCTGATCGCCGCAACGCGGTCAGCCGCCGCCCGCGTCGCTTCCGCCCGAACAGCGCCCCGGCAACCGCCGCCACCGAGCCCAAGCCGCAATGGGCAAGCTCGGCGGAACCGGGGACCACGGGTGAGCCGTTCTCCCCGACGACCTTCCCGGCCTTCCCGACCACCGGCAACATCAGCGCCGCCCTCGCCTGCCTCGGCACGCTGGCCCCGATCCCCACCGCCCGGCTCTGCACCAGCCACGGCAACACCGGCGTCCTCAACCAACGCCCACCGGGCCGCCTCCGCACCTGGCACCGCAACCGCCGCCAGCACCTCACCGCCCGCAGCTAA
- a CDS encoding TetR/AcrR family transcriptional regulator produces the protein MIPTSAVEPSPAARRRGRPPDPHSRTRILFAAEALLEEAGYLGVTIDEVASRAGVSKKTVYRFWPHKPALISDLIVEHSRITPVPDTGDTRAELAALFEMIIEYLTAGHGRTMTLLVAATHDDPGTLTRLREQVLTPRRDIARNVLQRGIARGDLPADIDIDALLDLWHGLVAYRLSGRPAALHRHTVNQLVDLALTGHVPRLPQT, from the coding sequence ATGATCCCGACGAGCGCCGTGGAACCCTCACCGGCCGCCCGCCGCCGGGGCCGCCCACCGGACCCGCACTCCCGCACCCGCATCCTCTTCGCCGCCGAAGCCCTCCTCGAAGAGGCGGGCTACCTCGGCGTCACCATCGACGAGGTAGCCAGCCGGGCCGGCGTCTCGAAGAAGACCGTCTACCGCTTCTGGCCACACAAACCCGCCTTGATCAGCGACCTGATCGTGGAACACTCCCGGATCACCCCGGTCCCGGACACCGGCGACACCCGCGCCGAGCTGGCCGCCCTCTTCGAGATGATCATCGAATACCTGACCGCCGGGCACGGTCGCACGATGACCTTGCTGGTCGCCGCCACCCACGACGACCCGGGCACCCTCACCCGTCTCCGCGAACAGGTCCTCACCCCACGCCGCGACATCGCCCGCAACGTCCTCCAGCGCGGCATCGCCCGCGGCGACCTCCCGGCCGACATCGACATCGACGCCCTGCTGGACCTGTGGCACGGCCTGGTCGCCTACCGCCTCAGCGGCCGCCCCGCCGCCCTGCACCGCCACACCGTCAACCAGCTCGTCGACCTGGCCCTGACCGGCCACGTCCCCCGCCTCCCCCAAACCTGA